From Daphnia pulicaria isolate SC F1-1A chromosome 11, SC_F0-13Bv2, whole genome shotgun sequence, the proteins below share one genomic window:
- the LOC124315219 gene encoding cytochrome P450 307a1-like — MELLTVESSSFSSASLVGGFSVGQIGAVFVSATTVLLTTLAALTFTLVWLNGRKNGRSQMADSLFFRIKSKAQRLVRSHLAKSSAAKASAAVPVVTAATSGTTVVAKPWSPPPGPVGWPVIGSLHLLGQYEVPFEAFCQLSKIYGDIFSITLGSTPCVVVNSFKLIKEVLITKGPHFGGRPNFIRYDILFGGDRDNSLALCDWSYLQRDRRSIARHWCHPRVDSMQFDTLSRVLTSESDLMVNELSLMTAAAAGKGIDLKTTMMTMCANVFTHYMCSTRFDYNNKEFGKVVRLFDQIFWDINQGYAVDFLPWLMPVYRRHMQQLKSWGTDIRQFIVKTIIDEHRSTMDVNNPRDFTDVLLSQLGNEKNNGEDAQAADHNDNEKQLDWNHVLYELEDFLGGHSAIGNLLMRAVGELCSSPHVMANIQEEIRKVTCDNSRPVVLEDRPSMPYTEATILETLRLSSSPIVPHVAMQNTSVAGYDVQEGTMVFLNNYELNISPDYWGDQALTFDPARFLIQGKIVKPEYFIPFSTGKRACMGYRLVQHVSFVTLATLLQNFDVSASEDVIHLPKACVAVPPDAFRVVLTPRPSAPASY; from the exons ATGGAGCTGTTGACTGTCGAGAGCTCGTCTTTTTCATCGGCTTCGCTGGTCGGTGGTTTCAGCGTTGGACAAATTGGCGCCGTCTTCGTGTCGGCCACCACCGTCCTCCTGACCACATTGGCCGCCCTGACGTTCACGCTCGTCTGGCTCAACGGGCGCAAGAACGGCCGCTCGCAAATGGCCGACTCGCTTTTCTTCCGCATCAAGAGCAAAGCCCAGCGATTGGTCCGCTCTCACCTGGCCAAATCGTCGGCCGCTAAAGCCTCTGCTGCTGTTCCTGTCGTTACGGCCGCCACAAGTGGCACGACGGTTGTCGCCAAGCCGTGGAGTCCGCCGCCCGGCCCGGTCGGCTGGCCCGTCATCGGCTCGCTCCACTTGCTGGGCCAGTACGAGGTCCCGTTCGAGGCTTTCTGTCAGCTCAGCAAAATCTACGGCGACATTTTCAGCATCACCTTGGGCTCGACGCCGTGCGTCGTCGTCAACAGTTTCAAGCTCATCAAGGAGGTGCTCATCACCAAGGGCCCCCACTTTGGCGGACGGCCCAACTTTATCCGCTACGACATTCTCTTCGGCGGCGATCGTGACAATT cgtTGGCCCTGTGCGATTGGTCGTACCTGCAGAGAGATCGCCGCTCGATCGCCCGCCACTGGTGCCACCCGCGCGTCGATTCGATGCAGTTCGACACTCTCAGCCGCGTCCTGACGTCCGAAAGCGACTTGATGGTCAACGAATTGTCGCTCatgacggcggcggcggccggcaAAGGCATCGATTtgaagacgacgatgatgacCATGTGCGCCAACGTCTTCACCCACTACATGTGCAGCACTCGCTTCGactacaacaacaaggaaTTCGGCAAAGTCGTCCGTCTCTTTGATCAGATTTTCTGGGACATCAACCAGGGCTACGCTGTCGATTTCCTGCCCTGGCTCATGCCCGTCTACCGCCGCCACATGCAGCAGCTCAAGTCGTGGGGCACGGACATCCGCCAGTTCATCGTCAAGACCATCATCGACGAGCACCGTTCCACCATGGACGTCAACAACCCCAGAGATTTCACCGACGTCCTCCTCAGCCAACTGGGAAATGAAAAGAACAACGGTGAAGATGCCCAGGCTGCCGATCACAACGACAACGAAAAGCAACTCGACTGGAATCACGTCCTCTACGAGCTGGAAGACTTTCTCGGCGGACACTCGGCTATCGGCAATTTGCTGATGAGAGCCGTCGGCGAGCTCTGCTCCAGCCCTCACGTCATGGCCAACATCCAGGAGGAGATCCGCAAAGTTACCTGCGATAATTCACGACCTGTCGTCCTGGAAGATCGGCCCAGCATGCCCTACACGGAAGCCACCATTCTGGAAACGTTGAGATTGTCTTCCTCGCCCATCGTCCCCCACGTCGCCATGCAAAACACATCCGTCGCcg gtTACGACGTTCAAGAAGGCACGATGGTATTCCTCAACAACTACGAGCTGAATATCAGTCCAGACTACTGGGGCGACCAGGCTCTGACGTTCGATCCTGCGCGGTTCCTCATCCAGGGCAAAATCGTCAAACCGGAATATTTCATTCCGTTCAGCACTGGCAAACGAGCTTGCATGGGTTACCGGCTGGTCCAGCACGTCAGTTTCGTCACACTCGCCACTTTGCTCCAGAATTTCGACGTCTCAGCCTCAGAGGATGTCATCCACCTACCCAAAGCTTGCGTCGCCGTACCACCCGATGCCTTCCGCGTCGTCCTAACGCCCCGACCCTCAGCGCCGGCGTCTTATTGA